A region of the Vicinamibacteria bacterium genome:
CGCGTCTAGCTTTGGTTCCGGCGGTTCTGGGGGTAAGGAAGGTTCTTCCCGGGTCTCGAGGGGAACGGGGGGAATCTCCTCGTCGGCGGCCGTGGGGTTCAACTCGGCGACGGTTGCTGTGTCGCTCGTCAGGTCTTCGGTCGCCGCCTCGCTCGCGGTGTTGGCATCCGCCGACGTGACCACGATCTCGTCGACCACCGACGCGACTCCGCTCACGTTCTTCGTGACCGACACGATTTTCTCCCGCGTCTCGTCGTTCGGCACTTCCCCCCGCAAAGTAGCGACCCGGTCTTCCACCAGAACGGTGGCAATCCCCCCGTCGAGCCCGTACTGCATCAAGAACGACCAGATTTCCTCCTCGACTTCGGGCGTCTTGCCGAAGAGCAGACGAAGCTCGGTGTCGACGGACTCGACTTCCGAGACGCGAAAGACCGCTTGGATGGCGCGGAGCTTCTCCCTGGCATCTCTGACCTCGCCGCTGAGCGTGACCGCCCCGCCCTGTGTCGTTACCCGCACCTTGTCGGAATCGAACCCAGCCTCTTCCAGCACCTTGCGAACGACTTGTTGCAGCCGGTCATCGCTCGGTTGTGTCGGGGACAGCAGAAGGATGAGAAGAGCCAGGGTCCGCATCTGCCGTCATCTTAGTCCCATTCGGATTC
Encoded here:
- a CDS encoding BON domain-containing protein, whose product is MRTLALLILLLSPTQPSDDRLQQVVRKVLEEAGFDSDKVRVTTQGGAVTLSGEVRDAREKLRAIQAVFRVSEVESVDTELRLLFGKTPEVEEEIWSFLMQYGLDGGIATVLVEDRVATLRGEVPNDETREKIVSVTKNVSGVASVVDEIVVTSADANTASEAATEDLTSDTATVAELNPTAADEEIPPVPLETREEPSLPPEPPEPKLDAPDEVDSTLVAREIIHQIITYPGYTVFDNIQFGFDRGIVTLSGVVTEIEKKDELEQRIAGLPGVVAIDNKMRVLPNSSADQKLREKLFQQIYENPLFSEYAGQRNPPIHILVEAQGVVLTGVVDEVLQRMVAEGLVLNTFGVRSVQNRIRVREQRPR